In Candidatus Contubernalis alkalaceticus, the following proteins share a genomic window:
- the tnpB gene encoding IS66 family insertion sequence element accessory protein TnpB (TnpB, as the term is used for proteins encoded by IS66 family insertion elements, is considered an accessory protein, since TnpC, encoded by a neighboring gene, is a DDE family transposase.), translated as MLNENTVERVYLACGSTDLRKAIDGLAVLVKEGFELDPFSPCLFVFCNRKRDKLKILHWEHNGFWLYYRRLERGKFQWPEQPSFKPIKISCRQLRWLLDGLSLDQQQAHSAVTARTVI; from the coding sequence ATGCTGAACGAAAATACCGTAGAACGGGTATACCTGGCCTGCGGAAGCACGGATTTGAGAAAGGCGATCGACGGATTGGCAGTTCTGGTAAAAGAAGGCTTTGAACTGGACCCCTTCTCCCCCTGTTTATTTGTATTTTGCAACAGAAAGAGAGATAAGCTAAAGATTCTTCATTGGGAACACAATGGTTTTTGGCTATATTATCGACGTTTGGAGCGAGGCAAATTCCAATGGCCGGAACAGCCCAGCTTTAAGCCGATAAAAATCAGCTGCCGTCAGCTGCGCTGGTTACTGGATGGTCTGTCCTTAGATCAGCAACAGGCTCATTCGGCAGTAACAGCTCGTACGGTCATATAA
- the tnpA gene encoding IS66 family insertion sequence element accessory protein TnpA, with the protein MTKEELRKMWEARVSAFRVSGQSTTEWCATHDIKLHQLRYWLRKYKNIENSAAPAQWMSIEIDSLGSNPGNAMLVRIGKAAIEVKPGFDKQLLSDLVMTLADIC; encoded by the coding sequence ATGACAAAAGAAGAACTGAGAAAAATGTGGGAAGCACGGGTATCGGCTTTTAGAGTCAGTGGGCAGAGCACCACAGAATGGTGCGCTACACATGATATTAAACTTCATCAGTTACGCTACTGGCTTCGCAAATATAAAAACATAGAAAACTCTGCTGCTCCAGCACAATGGATGTCAATAGAAATAGACAGTTTAGGTTCCAACCCTGGGAACGCCATGCTAGTAAGAATAGGCAAAGCAGCCATAGAAGTAAAACCAGGATTTGACAAACAGCTACTCTCAGACCTGGTAATGACATTAGCAGACATATGCTGA